A window of Hemitrygon akajei unplaced genomic scaffold, sHemAka1.3 Scf000046, whole genome shotgun sequence contains these coding sequences:
- the LOC140720714 gene encoding killer cell lectin-like receptor subfamily B member 1B allele B isoform X1 codes for MDRSESYMNVKLGKADSRSPCRAEPDVLYAEVNFKSPSAPRVRADRDGLNSTYSELNVRKGETRIDEDEDSPISSGPGGLPTTAPPGPHTEQPKDKISNKPYRKICLLCLVTSVIIAMVAGLSIYVLQIRQSQITCDQNYQTLCQFLNSNREQECSQDWIRNEERCYLISTLETSYDEVKKYCSSIDAMLLEINSEEQKNVVSKSLVDPFRTYWIGKCENGKAASSLMHRDDTGRSACGNCNSYEWNTNCQYQHRFICEKSAHWFMDIPEKILDLCQQPLEPN; via the exons ATGGACCGGAGCGAGAGTTACATGAACGTGAAGTTGGGAAAAGCGGACTCTCGGTCTCCTTGCCGAG CTGAACCTGATGTATTGTACGCGGAAGTTAATTTCAAGTCCCCCTCGGCGCCCCGGGTCCGGGCAGATCGAG ACGGTCTGAACTCCACTTACTCAGAGCTGAACGTTAGGAAAGGGGAAACTCGCATCGATGAGGATGAAGATTCTCCGATTTCCTCGGGACCCGGCGGTCTGCCAACCACTGCACcaccag GTCCACATACAGAGCAGCCGAAGGATAAAATCAGTAATAAACCGTACCGtaagatctgcctactctgcctagttacatCCGTCATCATCGCGATGGTTGCCGGGCTCTCGATCTATG tattacagattcgtcagtctcaaATCACCTGCGACCAAAACTACCAGACACTTTGCCAATTCCTGAACAGTAACAGAG agcaagAGTGTTCCCAGGATTGGATCAGAAATGAAGAGAGGTGTTATTTAATATCCACGTTGGAAACATCTTACGACGAAGTGAAGAAATATTGTTCGAGCATTGATGCAATGCTGCTGGAAATAAATTCAGAAGAACAGAAG AATGTTGTTTCCAAATCTCTCGTCGATCCATTCAgaacatactggattggaaaatgcgaaaaCGG GAAAGCGGCTTCTAGTCTTATGCACAGGGATGACACTGGAAGGTCCGCCTGCGGTAACTGCAACTCGTACGAATGGAATACCAATTGCCAATATCAACACCGTTTTATCTGCGAGAAGTCTGCACATTGGTTCAtggatattcctgaaaagatcctGGATCTCTGTCAGCAGCCCCTAGAACCAAATTGA
- the LOC140720714 gene encoding uncharacterized protein isoform X2, whose amino-acid sequence MDRSESYMNVKLGKADSRSPCRAEPDVLYAEVNFKSPSAPRVRADRDGLNSTYSELNVRKGETRIDEDEDSPISSGPGGLPTTAPPGPHTEQPKDKISNKPYRKICLLCLVTSVIIAMVAGLSIYVLQIRQSQITCDQNYQTLCQFLNSNREQECSQDWIRNEERCYLISTLETSYDEVKKYCSSIDAMLLEINSEEQKESGF is encoded by the exons ATGGACCGGAGCGAGAGTTACATGAACGTGAAGTTGGGAAAAGCGGACTCTCGGTCTCCTTGCCGAG CTGAACCTGATGTATTGTACGCGGAAGTTAATTTCAAGTCCCCCTCGGCGCCCCGGGTCCGGGCAGATCGAG ACGGTCTGAACTCCACTTACTCAGAGCTGAACGTTAGGAAAGGGGAAACTCGCATCGATGAGGATGAAGATTCTCCGATTTCCTCGGGACCCGGCGGTCTGCCAACCACTGCACcaccag GTCCACATACAGAGCAGCCGAAGGATAAAATCAGTAATAAACCGTACCGtaagatctgcctactctgcctagttacatCCGTCATCATCGCGATGGTTGCCGGGCTCTCGATCTATG tattacagattcgtcagtctcaaATCACCTGCGACCAAAACTACCAGACACTTTGCCAATTCCTGAACAGTAACAGAG agcaagAGTGTTCCCAGGATTGGATCAGAAATGAAGAGAGGTGTTATTTAATATCCACGTTGGAAACATCTTACGACGAAGTGAAGAAATATTGTTCGAGCATTGATGCAATGCTGCTGGAAATAAATTCAGAAGAACAGAAG GAAAGCGGCTTCTAG